From Anastrepha obliqua isolate idAnaObli1 chromosome 3, idAnaObli1_1.0, whole genome shotgun sequence:
GACGATTTGCCCCCTACACCGAAATCCAACTCAtcaaacagcagcaacaacagcccTAATAGTGACGGACACAGCCGGCCCAGCGCCGATTTACGTGATGCATCACCTCTAACCGCTTTTCGCTCTCTTTCGCTGTCGCCATGTGAACAGGAAAATAAAGGATTTGTGAATCTGTTAACAGATGAAAATTTTCATAGTGAAATTGTCAAACTCGTTATGAAATATGAAACTAATTTAGACAATCGAAACCAGCATTGCATAACGGTTGATCAAAATCGCATTATAAATGTAGGCGATAATAATCTACTAAGAGATCATGAATTCCTCATGGACATAGCAATACTGGCCTCAACACACAGTGAGGATCCCAAAACGAAAGTGGGTGCTTGTATTGTTGACAAGAAAAATCGCATTATTGGCATTGGCTACAATCATTTTCCACCGAACTACACGAACCAGCCATATCCATGGGGCAAGGacaaagataaattaaaaaataagctcACATATGTCATACATGCCGAATCGGATGCCATTATCGGACCACAGCCAACTGATTTGCACGGCGCTACGATATACTCGACACTAATGCCTTGCAATGAATGCGCCAAACTTATTATACAATCGGGTATACGAAAAGTTTACTATcttaattcgaaaattttcgagaaGTGGATATATAAGGCCTCACGCCACATGTTGCAAGCCGCCCAGGTAACATTGCTGAAATTGGAGCAACGCACCACCAAACGTTTGAAGGATTGattattatatatttgagaATTTGATTTCAATATTGTTAAGCATTTTATATAAGTTTTAGTggacacaaatttatttttaaaattttattagtttaattatttgttgtgatttataaaaacaaactgctttcaaaatttgtttatatttactagctttaaatttgtaattatttttgaaaagatatACGGCCTTAGAGTGAGTTTCCTATGAGAAAAATATTATCATACATTATAATGCAAAATAGAAACAAACTGGAATATTTGGGTTTTGACGATGAATCCGATTATCTAACGaagcttatatacatatgtacacacttatacatacacagaTGGATGAACTTTTACACGGCTTCCAAAGATAAGCGAATTAAGAAGTGCaacaaacttaaataaatacatacttatacatacatacatatgtacctaaatgaaatttaaatatacatacatatttgtagtgGTGAAATTTAAAAGGCTTTCATTATTAATatcataaataatataattttcaattttaataaatgcaacaaaaaaaggtATATGTCATAATAAGAAAttgctttttaaatgaatttggtAGTTGCGTAAATAATAAGCGGCTGAGCTATAGGAGGATTGTAGTGCCTGAAAGGGGTAAATTCTATAAACGATATCTCGGcaacaaataatatatttctagATGTAAAAATTAGTTGAGAGGCTGGAGAGTTGCTTTTTGAGATACTGTTACgacattaacaaaaaaacaaaacactgatACTTTGTCTAATAGAAGTGTGACCGACATAACCTAATAAATGGTGATCAGATtgcaggtactttttccaatagcgttTTTTGActgctgtcaaactaaatatgtacataattttttcagtattcattgacatttcatcatggaaagacttacgcctcaaaaacgtttacaaatcgtatagGTTaagttggtatggttgcccaaggaaagaaaaagaccgatgggatatagggagagggcggggagaggtggtgttgggatggttaggagcgtgtggattacgaacgatgactatgctgcgtttgcgtcaaccgctttgtgctgctgatgaaatttatcagatttttaatgtcagcgccagctatatcagtaGGCGCAGCAAAAGAAGTAAGAACCAAGATGGCTGGATCTTGGAcacgccagagcagggcagctatggagaaggtgctgagatga
This genomic window contains:
- the LOC129241170 gene encoding deoxycytidylate deaminase, which encodes MTNHDHDDLPPTPKSNSSNSSNNSPNSDGHSRPSADLRDASPLTAFRSLSLSPCEQENKGFVNLLTDENFHSEIVKLVMKYETNLDNRNQHCITVDQNRIINVGDNNLLRDHEFLMDIAILASTHSEDPKTKVGACIVDKKNRIIGIGYNHFPPNYTNQPYPWGKDKDKLKNKLTYVIHAESDAIIGPQPTDLHGATIYSTLMPCNECAKLIIQSGIRKVYYLNSKIFEKWIYKASRHMLQAAQVTLLKLEQRTTKRLKD